The nucleotide sequence CGAGGTGGTTCTGCCGGACGACGTCGGCGCCGAGCCGGCCGAGCACCCGGGCGAGGCAGTCGCCGATGATGGTCGAGCGCAGGTGACCGACGTGCATCTCCTTGGCGATGTTGGGCGCCGAATAGTCGATGACGACGCGCTTGCCCGCCTCGCCGCGCGGCAGCCCGAGGTCGGCCCGCGCCGCCCGGTCCGCGACCCGCCGCCACACCGCGTCGGGCGCGACCGTGAGCTCGAGGAACCCCGGGCCGGACACCCGGACGTCGGCCAGCGTGCCGGTGCGCACCCCGGCCGCCACCCGCGCGGCCAGCTCGGCCGGCGGCAGACCCGCGCGTCGGGCCAGCGCCAGCGCGGCGCCGGACTGGAAGTCCGCGCGCTCGCTCGGCCGGACCAGCGGGTCGGCAGACGTCAGCGCGGGGTCGGCGGCGGCGATGCCGTCCGCCACCGCCGCGGAGACCTCGGTCAGCAGCGAGCTCGTCATGGTGCGCATGGTCCCGGCGCCCGGCGACGCGGCGCCATGCAATTGTTGGCGGATGCGGCTGTCCCACGAGCAGTACGTCGACAGCGTCCCCCGATGAGGCTGTTCGCCGCCATCGCGCCACCGCCGGAAGCTGTCGCGCATCTGGCCGCCGTCGTCGACGGGGTCCGCGACAGCGCGCTGCGCTGGTCGGACCCGGCCGGTTGGCATCTCACGTTGGCGTTCTACGGCGAGGTGGGCGAGGACCGGCTGGCCGAGCTGACCGAGCGCCTTGAGCGTGTGGCCCGCCGGCGCTCGGCTACGCAGGCGCGCATCGCCGGCGCGGGCCGGTTCGGCCAGATCGTGCTGTGGGCTGGGTTCGAGGGTGACGGCGTCGTCCTGCGCGCGCTGGCCGGGTCTGCGCGCGCCGCCGGCCGGCGGACCGGCGTCGGGCACGACGAGCGGCAGCGGTTCCGGCTGCACGTCACGCTCGCCCGGGCTCACGTCGGCGCCGACCTGCGCCCGTACGTCGAGCGGCTGGCGCCGTACGCGGGACCGTCGTGGCTGGCCGACGGGTTGACCTTGTTCCGTTCGGTGCCGGGTGGCCACGAACGTGGGCCGCGGTACGAGGCGCTGGCCCGCTTCGCGCTGACCGGCCGCCGCTGACGCCGTCAGAGCGCCGCCGCCACCGCGACGATGAGGATCACCGCCAGGTGGTGGGCGTGGAAGAAGCGGGCGAGCCCATTGCCGAGTCCCGGAAACGTCCCGACCATAGGGGGATGATTCCGCTCTACACGACCGACTACGTCGTTGATGTCGACGCGCCGATCACCCGTTCGTGGGTGCTGTTCGCGGACCGGCTGGATCTCAACGAGGCGCTCGACGAGCTCGCCCTGC is from Jiangella alkaliphila and encodes:
- the thpR gene encoding RNA 2',3'-cyclic phosphodiesterase, whose amino-acid sequence is MRLFAAIAPPPEAVAHLAAVVDGVRDSALRWSDPAGWHLTLAFYGEVGEDRLAELTERLERVARRRSATQARIAGAGRFGQIVLWAGFEGDGVVLRALAGSARAAGRRTGVGHDERQRFRLHVTLARAHVGADLRPYVERLAPYAGPSWLADGLTLFRSVPGGHERGPRYEALARFALTGRR